One stretch of Dokdonia sp. Hel_I_53 DNA includes these proteins:
- the hemB gene encoding porphobilinogen synthase has translation MLIRNRRLRSSEAIRSLVRETYITPNDFLVPLFVVEGTGVKQEIDSMPNYYRYSLDLLTKEVKELWQMGLKSVLLFVKVRDNLKDNSGTEALNPDGLMQRAIKTVKDACPDMLVMTDVALDPYSSFGHDGIVSNGEIVNDDTSAILAEMGLSHAQAGADFLAPSDMMDGRIFEMRTLLEDEGYYNTGIMSYSAKYASSFYGPFRDALDSAPVDLQNVPKNKSTYQMDFANRDEAIKETLMDIEEGADIVMVKPGLCYLDIVRDLREAVNVPIAVYQVSGEYAMVKAAAANGWLDHDQVIMEQVTAIKRAGAQIIASYFAKDVVKILNG, from the coding sequence ATGCTCATAAGAAATAGAAGACTAAGATCCAGTGAAGCCATACGCTCACTAGTGCGTGAAACATATATCACACCAAATGACTTTTTGGTACCGCTTTTTGTGGTGGAAGGCACAGGAGTGAAGCAAGAGATTGACTCTATGCCTAATTATTATCGCTACAGTCTCGATTTGCTTACAAAGGAAGTAAAAGAGCTTTGGCAAATGGGATTAAAATCTGTACTGCTTTTTGTAAAAGTACGAGATAATCTAAAAGATAACTCTGGCACCGAAGCCCTTAATCCAGATGGACTTATGCAACGCGCCATAAAAACAGTAAAGGATGCTTGTCCAGATATGCTTGTAATGACAGATGTTGCACTAGACCCATATTCTAGTTTTGGTCACGACGGTATTGTGAGTAACGGTGAGATTGTAAATGATGATACCAGCGCTATTCTTGCAGAAATGGGATTAAGCCACGCCCAAGCAGGAGCAGATTTTCTAGCTCCTAGTGATATGATGGATGGCCGTATTTTTGAAATGCGCACCCTACTCGAAGATGAGGGATATTACAACACAGGAATTATGAGTTATAGCGCAAAATATGCAAGCTCGTTTTATGGCCCTTTTCGTGATGCCTTAGATAGTGCTCCTGTAGACCTCCAGAATGTTCCTAAAAATAAAAGTACCTATCAGATGGATTTTGCAAATCGAGACGAGGCTATAAAAGAAACGCTCATGGATATCGAAGAGGGAGCAGATATTGTGATGGTTAAGCCTGGATTATGCTATCTCGATATTGTAAGAGACTTAAGAGAGGCCGTAAATGTGCCTATCGCCGTATACCAAGTAAGCGGTGAATATGCTATGGTAAAAGCAGCCGCAGCAAATGGTTGGTTAGATCATGACCAAGTAATTATGGAGCAAGTAACTGCTATAAAAAGGGCAGGCGCCCAAATCATTGCTAGTTATTTTGCAAAAGATGTCGTAAAAATTCTTAACGGCTAG
- a CDS encoding DEAD/DEAH box helicase family protein, translating to MLKEAFQFIYPWRTYQERFLKDFQDHIADDHLHVVAPPGSGKTVLGLEMMRRVDKCTLVLAPTITIRNQWEERMFECFIEQEKCTIPLSRNIKNLHTLPLQLINHYTHLPKMKWKAIWNACLTFSRKRE from the coding sequence TTGCTCAAAGAAGCCTTTCAATTTATTTATCCTTGGCGCACCTATCAGGAGCGATTTTTAAAAGATTTTCAAGATCACATTGCAGATGATCACTTGCACGTAGTTGCCCCACCAGGCTCTGGTAAAACTGTGCTTGGTCTCGAGATGATGCGTCGTGTAGATAAGTGCACGCTTGTGCTCGCACCTACTATCACGATACGCAACCAGTGGGAGGAGCGTATGTTTGAGTGCTTTATCGAGCAAGAAAAATGTACTATTCCGCTTTCACGTAATATAAAAAACCTGCACACATTACCTTTGCAACTTATCAATCATTACACGCATTTGCCAAAAATGAAATGGAAGGCGATATGGAACGCGTGCTTAACTTTTTCGCGCAAGCGGGAATAA
- the hemF gene encoding oxygen-dependent coproporphyrinogen oxidase codes for MKKEFVNYILTLQDQITSKLEQVDGAATFKEDNWKRPEGGGGRTRVIENGNIFEKGGVNTSQVHGELPEAMQQYFGVKDANFFACGLSLVLHPKSPMVPTVHANWRYFEMYDKDGNIVDQWFGGGQDLTPYYLYDEDAFHFHQTCKTACDAHDPNFYPKYKARCDEYFYNAHRNEGRGIGGLFFDYCKATEERSMQDWYNFVTEVGDSFLDAYVPIVERRKDTAFAKPEKDWQEVRRGRYVEFNLVHDKGTLFGLKTNGRIESILMSLPPVVQWKYDHHPEPGSEEERLIKVLQQPKDWVS; via the coding sequence ATGAAAAAAGAATTTGTCAATTATATCCTCACGCTCCAAGATCAAATAACTTCTAAACTAGAGCAGGTTGATGGAGCGGCAACGTTCAAAGAAGATAATTGGAAGCGCCCAGAAGGTGGTGGTGGTCGCACGCGTGTGATTGAAAACGGAAATATCTTTGAAAAAGGAGGTGTTAACACTTCACAGGTGCACGGCGAGCTACCAGAGGCGATGCAACAGTATTTCGGGGTAAAGGATGCCAACTTTTTTGCTTGTGGATTATCGTTAGTCTTACATCCTAAGAGTCCGATGGTGCCAACTGTTCATGCAAACTGGCGCTACTTTGAGATGTATGATAAAGATGGAAATATTGTAGACCAATGGTTTGGTGGCGGGCAAGATCTCACTCCTTATTACCTCTATGATGAAGACGCTTTTCATTTTCACCAGACATGCAAAACCGCTTGTGATGCACACGATCCAAACTTTTACCCAAAATACAAAGCACGTTGTGATGAGTATTTTTACAACGCACATCGTAATGAAGGCCGCGGTATAGGCGGTTTATTTTTTGATTATTGTAAAGCGACAGAAGAGCGTTCTATGCAAGACTGGTACAATTTTGTAACAGAAGTGGGTGATAGTTTTTTAGACGCTTATGTGCCTATTGTAGAACGAAGAAAAGATACCGCTTTCGCGAAACCAGAAAAAGATTGGCAAGAAGTACGTCGCGGGCGTTATGTTGAATTCAACCTTGTCCACGACAAAGGAACGCTCTTCGGACTTAAAACCAATGGCCGTATTGAAAGTATTTTAATGAGCCTACCTCCAGTAGTACAATGGAAATATGATCATCATCCTGAACCAGGGAGTGAAGAGGAGCGATTAATTAAAGTATTACAGCAGCCGAAGGATTGGGTTTCCTAG
- a CDS encoding GNAT family N-acetyltransferase, producing MTEEEFNIIPLEEIEAQELHNLIAKNKEFWGRYFPVTIAKTETLSKTLLFIAELALQKSKEELFLFGLRAFDTGLLIGIIYLKNIDWELKEAELAYAIDKGYKNRGWTSSAVTSVSDKAFNMGLKTLIIIAHKSNKGSVSVAKKSGYLWSRTLKNEFTPTGEEPLDMELFIRKKHLV from the coding sequence ATGACAGAAGAAGAATTTAATATTATTCCCCTTGAAGAAATAGAAGCTCAAGAACTACACAATCTTATAGCTAAAAATAAAGAGTTTTGGGGACGATACTTTCCCGTCACAATTGCAAAAACTGAGACCCTCTCAAAAACGCTTTTGTTTATTGCAGAACTGGCGTTGCAAAAAAGCAAGGAAGAATTGTTTTTATTCGGGTTAAGAGCTTTTGATACAGGTTTGTTAATCGGTATTATATATCTCAAAAATATTGATTGGGAATTGAAGGAAGCAGAGCTTGCCTATGCCATTGACAAAGGTTACAAGAATAGAGGTTGGACTTCCAGTGCGGTAACTAGCGTATCAGACAAGGCATTCAACATGGGTCTTAAAACTTTAATCATCATTGCTCACAAGTCTAACAAAGGCAGTGTTTCTGTAGCCAAAAAATCTGGCTATCTTTGGTCAAGAACCTTAAAAAATGAGTTTACTCCCACTGGAGAAGAACCATTAGATATGGAACTTTTTATACGTAAAAAACATTTAGTATGA
- the hemA gene encoding glutamyl-tRNA reductase: protein MPIALFFLNSETYFCIASNKYSFLKEQQFYTIGLSYKKADATTRGHFAIDETAQEAILKNAKQVGVTSLVVMSTCNRTELYGFAPDALTLVKLLCEHTHGTIEEFLDVAYLYKNEEAIAHLFKVGTGLDSQILGDFEIIGQLKIGFRRSKKHKLVNPFIERLVNSVIQASKRVKNETEISSGATSVSFAAVQYIMARVPFISDKNILLFGTGKIGRNTCENLVKHTKNEHITLINRTKEKAEKIAGKFNLLVKDYANIESEIAQSDVLVVATGAQKPTVNKAILHSKKPLLILDLSIPKNVSDDVKELDNVTLIHLDQLSKMTDATLKRRQGYIPQAEAIIEEITADFNEYLQTRKFAPTMKALKLKLKEVQAAEVENVRKKIPDFSEATAEAMSKKIIQKITNQFAHHLRNANGSTEESLALINSIFQLNQEDV from the coding sequence ATGCCGATAGCGTTATTTTTTTTAAATTCGGAAACTTATTTTTGCATCGCTTCAAACAAATACTCTTTTTTGAAAGAACAACAGTTTTATACCATAGGTCTTAGCTACAAAAAAGCAGACGCAACTACGCGTGGCCATTTTGCTATAGATGAAACTGCTCAGGAAGCTATTCTTAAAAATGCAAAGCAAGTAGGTGTTACATCACTTGTGGTTATGTCTACCTGTAATCGTACAGAATTATACGGCTTTGCACCAGATGCACTTACACTGGTTAAATTATTATGTGAGCACACCCACGGCACCATAGAAGAATTTTTGGATGTCGCTTATCTCTATAAGAACGAGGAGGCAATTGCGCACCTCTTCAAAGTGGGAACAGGACTTGATAGCCAGATTCTTGGAGATTTTGAAATTATTGGCCAACTCAAAATTGGCTTTAGAAGATCAAAAAAACACAAGCTTGTAAATCCTTTTATTGAACGTTTAGTGAACTCAGTTATTCAAGCTAGTAAACGTGTTAAGAACGAAACTGAAATATCAAGTGGAGCGACTTCTGTAAGTTTTGCCGCAGTTCAATACATCATGGCTCGAGTGCCTTTTATTTCAGATAAGAATATTTTACTGTTTGGAACAGGGAAAATTGGCCGTAATACGTGTGAGAACTTGGTCAAGCATACTAAAAATGAGCACATCACGCTTATCAATAGAACTAAAGAAAAGGCAGAGAAGATTGCTGGTAAGTTTAACTTACTTGTTAAAGACTACGCAAACATAGAAAGTGAGATTGCACAATCTGACGTATTAGTTGTAGCTACTGGCGCTCAAAAACCTACCGTTAATAAAGCAATTTTACACAGTAAAAAACCATTATTAATTCTTGACCTTTCCATACCAAAGAATGTTTCTGACGATGTGAAAGAACTGGATAATGTGACTTTAATTCATCTAGATCAACTATCAAAGATGACAGATGCGACTTTGAAGAGACGTCAAGGTTATATTCCTCAAGCAGAGGCTATCATTGAAGAAATTACAGCAGATTTTAATGAGTACTTGCAAACACGAAAGTTTGCCCCTACCATGAAAGCGCTTAAGCTTAAACTCAAAGAAGTCCAAGCTGCTGAAGTCGAGAACGTTCGTAAGAAAATACCCGATTTTAGTGAAGCAACTGCAGAGGCAATGAGTAAGAAAATTATTCAGAAAATTACAAATCAATTTGCACATCATCTTAGAAATGCAAATGGCAGTACAGAAGAAAGTCTTGCACTTATAAATTCTATTTTCCAACTTAATCAAGAGGATGTCTAA
- a CDS encoding DEAD/DEAH box helicase family protein codes for MEGDMERVLNFFAQAGIKNIVLDEAHHLKNEWWKPLFTLKELPECTITALTATPPYDSDQAEIAKYFQLCGPIDIEISVPELVKEGNLCAHQDYIYFSEPDAAQIEYILDYRVKAKAVIDELVENSEFGSFIINLPVYKTPGKHLEIIYKDPNFYIASLVYLNARRHKIPKEKIDLLGVDLIQEKLPTFNQEWAEKLLQPLLVDGREDHYVDEEVLATVEKTLRKVGAFDKKRVNFKGEQQLYKSLAQSPNKLKSIREIIDYESAQMDNDLRAVILSDYVRKEFIDTSTEALDTINKLGVIPIFHHLRYSLEKHPDRWQGKDKLEKLAVLTGTIIIVHKTLVAQITETLDSDDFTHDALGDTAFVIVLPREKVKSQMVSLMTAIFTDGHIEVLLGTAALLGEGWDAPAINTLVLASYVSSFVMSNQMRGRAIRVEPSNPDKVASIWHLACIDPTIDGGGEDVIKLTRRFDAFCGVSLEGTPFIENGAERFALPTTILDKEVLNSKMCTLAGKRGAIQQRWEQAIGTGKLLVRELKLDFKPKGKPLQKNSVYYKDAVKYGVLQLGALLTITVPEIIINNAGAYFSRGMGFFIYAVLGTAAIVLAPKTYKTLVLYLKYGRVDKLVYKMGQVVLKSLREQYYITTQQEALKLGVEYLPNGAVSCFLTGATAKEEILFVKCMEELLTPIDNARYMIEQSGWWQRKFGFANYYPVPELFAGNKKMLGSFLTFGEFISLKMQGSHSHEPRKVENDS; via the coding sequence ATGGAAGGCGATATGGAACGCGTGCTTAACTTTTTCGCGCAAGCGGGAATAAAAAACATCGTACTAGACGAAGCTCATCACCTAAAAAACGAGTGGTGGAAACCGCTTTTTACACTTAAAGAACTACCAGAGTGCACTATTACCGCACTCACGGCAACACCGCCATATGATAGTGATCAAGCAGAGATAGCAAAGTATTTTCAGCTTTGTGGACCCATAGATATTGAGATAAGTGTGCCAGAGCTGGTTAAAGAAGGAAACCTCTGTGCACACCAAGATTATATTTATTTTTCTGAGCCAGATGCTGCACAAATAGAATACATTTTAGACTATCGTGTTAAGGCAAAAGCAGTTATAGATGAGCTAGTTGAAAATAGTGAGTTTGGCAGTTTTATTATAAATCTCCCAGTTTATAAAACACCAGGAAAACATCTTGAGATCATTTATAAAGACCCTAACTTTTATATAGCTTCTCTTGTCTATCTTAATGCACGTCGGCATAAAATCCCTAAGGAAAAAATAGATTTGCTAGGTGTAGACCTTATCCAAGAAAAGCTTCCTACCTTTAATCAAGAGTGGGCGGAAAAGTTATTGCAACCGCTATTAGTAGATGGCCGAGAAGATCATTATGTGGACGAAGAGGTACTCGCCACTGTTGAGAAAACACTTCGTAAGGTAGGTGCTTTTGATAAAAAACGTGTAAATTTTAAAGGCGAGCAGCAATTATATAAATCACTAGCCCAAAGCCCTAATAAGCTCAAGAGCATACGAGAGATTATAGATTATGAAAGTGCTCAAATGGATAACGACCTACGTGCTGTTATACTTTCAGATTACGTGCGTAAGGAGTTTATAGACACCTCTACAGAGGCGCTTGACACAATAAACAAGCTGGGAGTAATACCTATCTTTCACCATCTGCGATACTCACTTGAAAAACATCCAGATAGGTGGCAGGGTAAGGATAAACTAGAAAAACTTGCCGTACTCACAGGTACCATTATCATAGTACATAAAACACTGGTAGCACAAATTACAGAGACTCTAGATAGTGATGATTTTACGCACGATGCTTTAGGTGATACAGCTTTTGTGATAGTACTCCCCAGAGAAAAGGTAAAAAGCCAGATGGTAAGCCTTATGACGGCTATTTTTACAGACGGCCATATAGAAGTGCTACTAGGCACAGCGGCATTGCTAGGAGAAGGTTGGGACGCGCCAGCTATAAATACATTAGTCCTTGCCTCTTACGTGAGTTCTTTTGTAATGTCTAACCAGATGCGCGGTAGAGCTATACGAGTAGAGCCTAGTAATCCAGATAAGGTGGCTTCTATCTGGCATCTTGCCTGTATAGATCCTACCATAGATGGTGGAGGTGAGGATGTGATAAAATTAACCAGACGCTTTGATGCCTTTTGTGGTGTATCACTAGAGGGAACTCCCTTTATAGAAAATGGCGCAGAGCGGTTTGCTCTACCTACCACTATTTTAGATAAAGAAGTATTAAATAGTAAAATGTGTACCCTTGCGGGAAAGAGAGGTGCGATACAACAGCGATGGGAACAAGCTATAGGTACGGGAAAACTCCTAGTGCGCGAACTGAAACTAGACTTTAAACCTAAGGGTAAGCCGTTACAAAAAAACAGCGTCTATTATAAAGATGCTGTAAAATATGGAGTACTACAACTGGGAGCCTTACTCACGATTACCGTACCGGAAATTATTATTAATAATGCAGGAGCTTACTTCTCTAGAGGTATGGGCTTTTTTATATATGCAGTGCTAGGCACAGCGGCAATAGTACTTGCGCCCAAGACTTATAAAACTCTCGTGTTGTACTTAAAATATGGACGTGTAGATAAACTAGTATATAAAATGGGGCAAGTAGTGCTTAAAAGCCTACGAGAGCAGTACTACATCACCACGCAACAAGAAGCTCTAAAACTAGGTGTAGAGTATCTACCTAATGGAGCCGTCTCTTGCTTTCTTACAGGAGCCACTGCCAAAGAAGAAATCCTTTTTGTAAAGTGTATGGAAGAACTTCTCACACCTATAGATAATGCACGCTATATGATTGAGCAGTCTGGATGGTGGCAGCGCAAGTTTGGCTTTGCAAATTATTATCCAGTACCAGAACTCTTTGCAGGTAATAAAAAGATGCTTGGCTCTTTTTTAACTTTTGGGGAATTTATATCTCTGAAAATGCAAGGCTCACATTCACACGAACCAAGGAAGGTAGAAAACGACTCTTAA
- a CDS encoding uroporphyrinogen-III synthase, translating to MTVLSTKKLETNQRELLLNAGINFVDYDAITIKPLSFDIPSRLDHVIVTSQNSVRQLIRCSINFQESVFYCVGSKTSALLKKYNCEIALAAENSAQLGKLIVEDYNTLAFTYFCGKQRRDELPTILKKHNISCNEIPVYETHHNEKSFDRAFDGILFYSPSGVSAFAKANPTSTTAFCIGNTTAKEANTYFNNVIISNASTIESTIAKVVTTLKKSSI from the coding sequence ATGACAGTCCTTTCCACAAAAAAACTTGAAACCAATCAGCGGGAATTACTTCTCAATGCTGGGATCAATTTTGTGGACTATGATGCCATTACTATAAAGCCTTTATCTTTCGATATTCCTTCTAGATTGGATCATGTTATTGTCACCAGTCAGAATAGCGTTCGGCAACTTATCAGATGTAGTATAAATTTTCAAGAATCCGTATTTTACTGTGTGGGTAGCAAAACTTCAGCGTTACTAAAGAAATATAATTGTGAAATTGCCCTTGCTGCTGAGAACAGTGCTCAATTAGGAAAATTAATCGTTGAAGATTACAACACCTTAGCATTTACCTATTTCTGCGGAAAACAGCGTAGAGATGAACTTCCAACAATTTTAAAAAAACACAACATTAGTTGTAACGAAATTCCGGTATATGAAACTCATCATAACGAGAAGTCATTTGACAGAGCGTTTGATGGGATTTTATTTTATAGCCCGAGTGGGGTTTCCGCTTTCGCGAAAGCGAACCCAACCTCAACAACCGCTTTTTGTATAGGAAATACGACCGCAAAAGAAGCAAATACATATTTTAACAACGTAATCATTTCTAACGCAAGCACCATTGAAAGTACGATTGCCAAAGTAGTTACAACTTTAAAAAAATCATCAATCTAG
- the hemC gene encoding hydroxymethylbilane synthase, with the protein MSKTIRIGTRDSELALWQAKTVQHQLESHGYKTELVAVKSTGDLILDKPLYELGITGIFTKTLDVAMLKGEVDIAVHSMKDVPTALPIGIVQAAVLERAATEDILVHKGNPDYTKPCTIATGSLRRQAQWLNRYENHQTTDLRGNVNTRLQKLADNDWTGAIFAKAGLDRINILPENYEVLDWMIPAPAQGAMLVVAMEEDAISLEACALLNHKPTALCTYIEREFLRTLEGGCTAPIGALAEVIGDEIRFKGVLFSLDGKTKIEVEQVVSQANAVGFGTDCALEILDNGGRELMKAIKSNLAKK; encoded by the coding sequence ATGTCTAAGACCATAAGAATTGGAACAAGAGATAGTGAACTAGCTCTCTGGCAAGCAAAAACGGTACAACATCAACTTGAATCCCACGGCTATAAAACGGAACTGGTTGCGGTAAAATCTACCGGTGATCTCATTCTAGACAAACCTTTATACGAATTAGGAATTACTGGAATTTTTACAAAAACCTTAGACGTAGCCATGTTGAAGGGAGAAGTAGACATTGCCGTACATAGTATGAAAGACGTTCCTACAGCTTTACCTATAGGAATCGTGCAAGCCGCGGTACTTGAAAGAGCAGCTACTGAGGATATTTTAGTACATAAAGGAAATCCAGATTATACAAAACCGTGCACTATTGCTACTGGAAGCTTACGTCGCCAAGCACAATGGCTCAATCGTTACGAAAACCATCAAACTACAGATTTACGTGGCAACGTAAATACTAGATTACAAAAGCTAGCAGATAATGATTGGACAGGCGCCATTTTTGCAAAAGCTGGTCTCGATAGAATAAATATTTTGCCAGAAAACTACGAAGTTTTAGACTGGATGATTCCCGCACCCGCACAAGGAGCGATGCTTGTTGTTGCGATGGAAGAAGATGCAATCTCTCTTGAGGCTTGCGCATTATTAAACCACAAACCAACTGCCCTTTGCACATATATAGAGCGTGAGTTCTTACGCACGCTAGAGGGTGGATGTACAGCTCCTATTGGAGCTTTGGCGGAAGTTATTGGCGACGAAATTAGATTTAAAGGAGTTCTATTTTCATTAGATGGTAAGACAAAAATTGAAGTAGAACAAGTAGTTTCTCAAGCAAATGCCGTAGGTTTTGGGACAGACTGTGCATTAGAAATTCTAGACAACGGAGGTCGTGAATTGATGAAGGCTATCAAAAGTAATTTGGCTAAAAAATAA
- a CDS encoding DUF6973 domain-containing protein yields the protein MNVLSVVKSMDFRQLWSLFWLSVKHLRFVIPTIRATQKTIAISDELYGDKHHQNGPENGFRHAIWNILIVQYCVERGRSLDASIAWAKLITDWHEDFSPNEPLARAMDLHNNQLGRDLIEEFPAENEDFLVAHLLKMVPLSRKRTLVQQLENDKGFLVHIED from the coding sequence ATGAATGTACTCTCTGTAGTAAAATCGATGGATTTTAGACAGCTATGGAGTTTATTCTGGCTGAGTGTAAAGCACTTGAGATTCGTGATACCCACCATTAGGGCAACACAAAAAACGATAGCGATTAGTGACGAGTTGTATGGTGATAAACACCATCAAAATGGCCCAGAAAACGGCTTTCGTCACGCCATATGGAATATTCTCATCGTTCAATATTGTGTAGAAAGAGGACGGTCACTAGATGCATCAATTGCTTGGGCAAAACTGATTACAGATTGGCATGAAGATTTTTCACCAAACGAACCTCTTGCCAGAGCGATGGACTTACATAACAATCAATTAGGCAGAGACCTCATTGAAGAGTTTCCAGCTGAAAATGAAGATTTTTTAGTTGCCCATCTTTTAAAAATGGTTCCGCTTTCGCGAAAGCGAACACTTGTCCAACAACTGGAAAATGATAAAGGTTTTTTAGTTCACATAGAAGACTAA
- the hemE gene encoding uroporphyrinogen decarboxylase: MIKNDLFLRALKGEIVDRPPVWMMRQAGRYLPEFMEIKAKYDFFTRCQTPELASEITVQPIRRYGMDAAILFCDILVIPQAMNIHVEMKPGIGPWLPNPIRSAKDVEQVIVPDIDETLGYVMDAIKMTKEKLNDEIPLIGFAGSPWTILCYCIQGQGSKNFDKAKEFCFTQPLAAHALLQKITDTTIAYLKKKVAAGVNAVQVFDSWGGMLSPVDYQEFSWQYIQQIIDALKDESPVIAFGKGCWFALDEMSKSGASALGVDWTCSPQNARKLTGNRITLQGNFDPTRLFSPPSEIKRMVHEMINAFGKDMYIVNLGHGILPNIPIENAGAFIEAVKEYKA, translated from the coding sequence ATGATTAAAAACGACTTATTTTTAAGAGCACTTAAAGGAGAAATTGTAGACCGTCCACCTGTATGGATGATGCGTCAAGCTGGCCGCTATCTCCCAGAATTTATGGAAATCAAGGCAAAGTATGATTTCTTTACACGCTGTCAAACTCCTGAGCTTGCTAGTGAAATTACAGTACAACCTATACGCCGCTATGGGATGGATGCTGCCATTTTATTCTGTGATATTTTAGTGATACCACAGGCAATGAATATACATGTGGAAATGAAACCTGGAATAGGGCCTTGGTTGCCTAACCCTATACGCTCTGCCAAAGATGTCGAGCAAGTAATCGTACCAGACATTGACGAAACCTTAGGGTATGTGATGGATGCCATTAAAATGACCAAAGAAAAACTTAATGACGAAATCCCACTCATAGGTTTTGCTGGTTCACCGTGGACTATTTTGTGTTATTGTATACAAGGGCAAGGTTCAAAAAACTTTGACAAAGCAAAAGAATTTTGTTTTACACAACCGCTTGCTGCGCATGCATTGTTGCAAAAAATCACAGATACTACCATCGCTTATTTAAAGAAAAAGGTTGCGGCTGGTGTAAATGCTGTTCAAGTTTTTGATAGCTGGGGAGGAATGTTATCTCCGGTGGATTATCAAGAGTTCTCTTGGCAATACATCCAGCAGATTATCGACGCACTTAAAGATGAATCTCCTGTAATTGCCTTTGGAAAAGGATGCTGGTTTGCGCTAGATGAAATGTCAAAATCTGGAGCTTCAGCATTAGGAGTAGATTGGACGTGTTCTCCTCAAAATGCACGTAAATTAACTGGTAACCGCATCACACTACAAGGTAATTTTGATCCAACACGTTTGTTTTCTCCACCTAGCGAGATCAAGAGAATGGTGCATGAGATGATTAACGCTTTTGGTAAAGACATGTACATTGTGAATTTGGGACATGGCATTTTACCCAATATTCCAATAGAAAATGCTGGTGCCTTTATAGAAGCTGTAAAAGAATATAAGGCCTAA
- a CDS encoding EI24 domain-containing protein: MIKGILNGLSTYSNSFSLISKLGLWKYFAVPMIISFLTAVTIGMMAWGFSDDLGHWIAGIWPWEWGAGGFDTIAQIVSALFIIAIGLVLYKHIIMAFSAPFMSPVSEKIEKHMRGEHHTHRNTSNTEQLIRGIRINVRNLAFELILTIPILLLNIIPLIGSVTATVLLFLTQSYYAGFGNMDYTLERHYKYRQSVDFVKAHKGQAIGNGMVFMLFLLIPVVGIILVLPISVTAATVQTIKLLDQKEELPV, encoded by the coding sequence ATGATAAAAGGTATTCTCAATGGACTATCAACCTATAGCAATTCCTTTAGCTTAATTTCAAAGCTAGGATTGTGGAAGTATTTTGCAGTCCCTATGATTATTAGTTTCTTGACTGCGGTTACTATAGGAATGATGGCGTGGGGCTTTTCTGATGATTTAGGTCACTGGATTGCTGGTATCTGGCCCTGGGAATGGGGTGCAGGAGGATTTGACACCATCGCGCAAATTGTAAGTGCATTGTTTATTATCGCTATTGGGCTAGTGCTATATAAGCATATTATTATGGCGTTTAGCGCGCCATTTATGAGTCCCGTGTCTGAAAAGATTGAAAAGCACATGCGCGGTGAGCATCACACCCATAGAAACACCTCTAATACAGAGCAGCTTATAAGAGGGATACGCATTAACGTACGCAATCTTGCTTTTGAACTTATACTTACCATCCCGATCTTACTATTAAATATTATCCCCCTCATAGGGAGTGTTACAGCTACCGTGTTGTTATTTCTCACGCAATCGTATTATGCTGGTTTTGGTAATATGGATTACACCCTAGAACGACATTATAAGTATAGACAAAGTGTAGACTTTGTAAAAGCTCATAAAGGCCAAGCGATAGGTAATGGTATGGTGTTTATGTTATTTCTATTAATTCCCGTAGTAGGTATTATTTTGGTCTTACCTATATCTGTAACAGCAGCCACCGTACAGACGATTAAATTGCTTGATCAAAAAGAAGAATTACCAGTATGA